A stretch of the Arachis stenosperma cultivar V10309 chromosome 6, arast.V10309.gnm1.PFL2, whole genome shotgun sequence genome encodes the following:
- the LOC130934505 gene encoding uncharacterized protein LOC130934505: protein MEMILQDYAKLDSDTIANAIRLLVEADPLIKMKSIIAEVQSRFNYIVRYRKTLPVWLKVMCAKLPISHVQIKALPVYYESEEVNGVKVLYQIFWSFYPYITAFRHCKPLV, encoded by the exons ATGGAGATGATTTTACAAGATTATGCCAAGTTGGACTCAGACACGATTGCAAATGCTATCAGGCTGCTAGTTGAAGCAGATCCATTAATAAAGATGAAATCTATTATTGCAGAAGTTCAATCTAGGTTCAACTATATTGTTCGTTACCGCAAG ACTCTACCAGTGTGGTTGAAAGTAATGTGTGCCAAGTTGCCAATATCTCATGTTCAAATAAAAGCTTTGCCTGTTTATTATGAGAGTGAGGAGGTAAATGGTGTAAAAGTTCTCTATCAGATATTTTGGAGCTTCTATCCGTATATTACAGCATTTAGACACTGCAAGCCATTGGTGTAG